AGTCGGTCAAAAATGCAAgcaagccttccaaatgatgtaacaagtagcacataagtgaacatgatggtctcaaaaaggatacctgtcttatacggactcgacccctgtgccgagtttcgctaagtcaaatgcatgtgatgaaaataaagcgaacctactagggatatccggCATGAGATTTGTTCTTTTAGATTTAAATCCTAgtggagaaggtatctagactagcttactcgagcggacaactcgagccgaggagggttagcgtaccggtagcattgctttccggcATAGCTGGTGGTGCTCCCCACCTAAAACATGTGTGACTAGAATCCTTCACTGGGTGACAAGCACCACGGCTATCTCAAAAAACTAGGCTATGccaagcaaatgcccaattttaatttcaaaaagaCTCAGAGAGGGTGCGTGAGAAGATAATTTATATGTtcaattcaacaatatcaaagcggtaaaaagtagATAAGTAACACATTAGCcccaaataaatcacagtatatacaaaattaataaagccaaaaaaagtcaatgtacaagctcgaattcttgaattcCCCATCAGAGTCGACAGAGCTGTCACACTTCTTTTCTACCCCCCAAAAAGatatgtgttatgttatggattgtgggttaaagagtttttccaattaaagtgaccaacttgagtagggattattttatttacatagtCGCTACTTGAAATTAattttttggtgttccaagtcaccttttatttgaatccctagtcaaaggaaggtttgactctattattaattagtctgcgaaaataaagtgcgggtaaggaattctgttggccggaaagaaggtgtaaggcattcccgagtcccgtggttctagcacgatcactTTTTTGACTTAAACTTTGCTTGAATTATTTTTGGACAAATTgtgatttatataattttttatattataccTATCCGCATTTATTTCTagatttttagaaaaattaaagaaaattttgaaTAATAAGATGTCGTAACCAaactacgcaagcgaatgcgtgatcgagacgaaattttttaattttctcataacagcgctacgcaagcgaatccgcagttATGAGAAGGATTATAAGTACATTATTACTTTTGAAAAAATTACTACACTTgaagaaattaattaaatatcaactatcgcgctacgcaagcgaatccgcgatTTTAGCGAAAGGAtttattaaattagaaattaattaaagctATTGAATTTGGTATGAAATTAATGAATTAATTGAAGGTTAAACATCACGCTACGCAAGCTAGTTCGTGAATGAAAAAGTTAAAGTATGCCTATTAGTGCCTAGCATTTAAATTATTTGGTACTTAATTATTTGCGAAAAATTGTCTCAAGTTATTTGTCCAACTATTATGAAAGTGTAGACCAATTTGTTTGCAAGTAGTTGAAAAGACGGGTTATCTCACTTTGAGGATAGGCTaatttgtttgtttttattttataaaaaaataggcCACCACACGTGCAAATTCTAAAGGCTCCACATAAGTTTTCCTTGAAAGGTcacttttttatttaaattaatggGCACTTTTCTCTTTTCTGCCTTTAGTTATTTCAATAGGCTTTttcttatcactttcaaaatTCTAATCCAAGCCAATAAGTACTAGTCATCATCCACTATTAAAGAAATCTTTCATCTTAATCAATAGAATTGGCATAAGATATGAAATCGCATATATGATGCTTTTCAATTGAACTTAAAAAAACAATTACTACCACAATTGTAGCTATTTGGCCTTAAATTAAGGTGGCAAATGCAAAAAAAAGTGACCAGTTTTGAAAAATCAACTTCTCAGGTACAAATGCAACAGAAACCTTTTGACATGAAGTTTGACACAACACAGGTTCACCAATGTCAACAGTCCAATACTCTTCTTTCAATACTAAACATTATTGCCTCACTCATTCTTTAAGTGCACTATGATCTAAGTAGTTCAAACTAACATCAAAGAACATGGATACTCAGATCTGCCAACTACAAAATAAACCAAACTACTCGACTGCAACAATAAAATGATCACGAGCATGCAGATCTTAACACTCAAATATTTAGAAACTCCTTTGAATAAAATTGCTCGGAACAAACTAAAAGGCCCATCTTTTCATCATCTTCTATTAAAGAAAAGAACCTGCATTACAAATGTTTGAAAGGTTACCTGAAAAGCAGAAATACAGCAGTAACAGTAGCAGAAATTCAGCTACAGAAGCAGTAGGAACAGCAGGGGAAACAATAGCAAATCAATAACTTGAGTGACCCGAGAAAACAGCCCAGAAAAACCGACGAACTAAAGCAGAAAATTCAGTAACTTTTAACAAGGAAAGAACTAAGTAAACTGACTTAAGAACCCCTTTTTTTTGGACAgtttttgctttctcaatactcaCTCAACCACTCTCAAATTTCAGCTCACTTTTAGATGTTCAGTTCTTAAGTtgtgtcttgttttttttttcctttttcagtgAGTAAGGATGTATATTTTATGTGTAAGAGAGTCCCCTTTATAAGAGAAGAGCTGCCATTTAAATAGGCAAATAAAGTCAGATTTTTTTGGAaagattttggttcaccaaaagtCTGTCCAAAAGACTAACTTTTTGTGCTAAACATTGTTCAAAATTTGTCCAAAAGGTTAAAGGACAGCCTGAAAATCTGTTGTgtcagaagcaaggagaaaaatAAAGTCATTTCAGCCACTCTACTAGTAAAAGGTAGGCTACTAGTACACTATTTTATGATAAAATAAcctaaacttcagattttaaccatCAGCACCAAActacttgattttgaaccaaaTCAAACTCAAACGACTAACAATTAACAAAACAGAAACAAGCCTTTAAATGGAACTAAAACTCAAACTAACTAGattaaaataaattgatttgtGCAAACTAAACATAGAACAAACAACTGGATTCACAAACTAATGCTCAAAACAGAACGAGCATCGTTAACATTCAGACGATGAAATTCAACAACTAAGCAAACGATTAAACTGATACACTAAATATTATGTTTAATTAATAATAGTCTAACAAACAACTAAACTAAATAgagataactaattaaataaatctAACTTGAAACTCTAGTTAACAACAAACCCAAAACAGAAAAATTAAAATCAGGAACTAAAATTAAAATCAAGAACTAACCTAtaactactaaagaaaatcagaaattaagTAAAGAGATGATGATTATACCTAACGAGCGTGCTTGAAGCTGTTCAAGCCATGAGAAGACGTCGGAAGAAGTGGTTGCACGACCATGGAACGCTTATTTCATTTCGGTAGACAACAATTTCAATAAACTTGGTGTCataccaaaaggaaatgagtgTTCTTGGGTCGGAATTAGGCTAAAACAGAGGAGGAGTGCGACAGTAGTGGCGGGTCGGCGGTGAGGGTGGATGGCCGGCAGCGACGGAAATTTTGGGGGTGAAATGGGTAGGAAAAGATAGGTCTCGCGGAGCTCTATCCATTCATGTATGTGTTGTAGGGTAGTGTTGgccggagcttcaagaatttggaccaaaaagtggcggctaaagtttcctagatctaaaattcaaAGAGTTTGAGGGGGTTTTGAAGGAATTGATTTGGAGATATGGGAAGAGgaggttgtggagattacatggtgtgaatttagaggtgtttggaggtggtccgccacCGGTGGGTAATTTCTGGCGGCGgcggagagaagagagagaagagagagagagagagagagagaagagggaggaagaagaaaggaatTACGGGGGAAATGGGGGCAAAAGTTCAGCATTTCTAAATCTTAAATACCTAGTTGGAAGATTGATTGTAGATCATTGGATGAGGGAGAGATGAATGGATGAGATTTAACATTGATTCACTTAATCAAACGACGTACTTTCATGATGAAACTACGCCGTTTTGGACCAAGTCTTGGCCAGCCATTTTGGATTGGGTATGGCCGAATTGGGCTCAAACTTTGGGCTAATTTTGgcttaattttaattaaaatacactAGCCCAATCCCTTTTCCATCTAATGAAAATATAGTCTTATTTAGTCCTAAAGAAAATGTACAAGtagaaagaaaatctttttggtatatATAATTTAAAGATGCAAACTAAATACacaaataaaaggtaaaaaatatttttagtactttttaattaaggaattcacataaaaatgcgcaaataaattcaaagaaaaacaaaaaaatagctaAAATCATCCaaaagttattattattattattattactatttttttttttggaagagCGTGCAAAAATCAAGTATTCATAACCACATTTTTCTGTATATTGCTCTGCACGCGCTGTGGCTGTTAAACTGACCATAGAAGTTATAGTGTTTGCAGGCACTTCTACAAATAAATAACAGCAGGGGAATTGaattaaaaagaaaggaaatcttCCTAGTATACGTTCATTATCATACATATGTACATATTTTAATTTCCTCTGAGCAATCATTTACGGAGTCATCTAAGATGGAAAATAACACTATTGACAAACAACACTTCTCTATAGTCTATAGTTACAAGCAGAAGCCAAAGCTAATGATATTGAGATTGACAACACATTTGCTACATGTAGAATTTCAGGCTGCCTCTAGTATGCCATAATACACTGTCGATGAAGTTGAATAGATTGAACTATAAAGAAATGGCCTTACGGTTTAGAGCCATTACACTCCAATTGCAAGACTACGGTTCTGCTGAATCTGAATTGCTTAGACTGCAATTGGTTATCGGATGAGGTGATCTTATCATGAAGCTCTCAACGAAAGCTAGCAACTGCATAAGCATCGATCATGTTATATTTGAAATCCTTCAGGACCAACATTTCATGAGCTCCAATACACGAATGTTTATCCAGCATGCTCGAGATAGTATATACACACAAGAAATGAGAAATGGAGCTCAAAATGACACTAATTGAAATGAAAACTTTCACACTTTTAGGCCTCAGCAATGCATATTTACTAACAATAGACTGAGATCTTTAAATGGGAACAATCAAACTTTTCACCAAGGAGCCTTAGAATTTCATGTTGTTTAGCTTTAATCATTTTTATACATGCATTTCCTGTTCTCTACTGATAAGAGGAGGCAATAGGAAAGGAAATTGAAGATACCATTCAGAAACCAAAATACTTACTAAAGCAAAGGCAGCACAGGCTAGACCAAATCCTGGGAAATGAAAGGGTGCACGTTCTGATAGAAATAAAGCTGGAAACAATTGCCACCTTGATCAGATTAAATTGACTTATACCGATGACACGGGGGGTGAAAAAGATAATCCCATTTTAGCTACCTGTTAAAGGActaaaaataaatggggaaactaCGCTTGCAAAGGAACATATGCCTGTGATGCATCCTTGAACCTTTCCCTGAAAGCAGGAAATAAAGATCAACTTGGGGCTCAGAGCTACATAAGCAGAAGTGTTTACAGTACAAGAAACTCCAGgtgaggaaaagaaaagagagtttaACAAATGATCAATTATGTTAGTGACATGTAAAGGGAAAATATGAGAATAATTATTGATAACAATTAACAAACCTGCTCATTTGGCCCAACTTGCTTGGAGGCCATGCTCTTCAACTGCAACCAAGGTAACTTCTAGTGATTTTTAACTTTAAGCTAACGAAAAGCAGATGATTGTATAAATGAGACTTACACATGGCATTGCAAAAATAGACATAATAGAGATCAAAGCGCTAGCGTAAGGGACCTGCATGTTTTTGACTAATCAATAAACCTCATTCATTTGGTAAAGTACATACGTCATATCTTGAAGAAAATACAGCTAATAGATCAAGAAAAGGACTAAAAGATATGAACTGGACTAGTAAGGAGGCAGAAATTACCCATGAGGACCAAGCAATGCTATAAAGTAGCATCTGCAATTGAATTTGAGTCAATGTCTCAGTTCAATAAAATCTCTAAAATGCTTTGAATTGGAAATGTAGTCAAGGATAGAGTTAGTTATGTACATGAACACAACTGAAAAAGAGCCCAACAGAGAGCAGCTTCTCCTCACCAAGAGCAGGAACTAATGTGGGCATGAGCAGTAGCTGCAAAAGTTGAAAAAGATTGAAGAGGTAAGAAGCTGAAAAGTATGTTAACATTAATCAAAAAGGTAATCCAAAAACAACCACCTGTGATATGGATCCTGCAATCCCAGAAATTATCAGCAAATCAGCAAATTGGTCTTTGTTGAAGTGAAACTGAGCCTTCAAGAAATACTGCTTACAGTTTCAAGAAAACCAAATTGTCTTAAAAAATACACTTTGTATATTTGTAGGCATTACCAAACGATGGGGTTTTCCACACTTATGGAGTTAATTTTCATGTATAGTTACTGAATTTTATTCATTATAACAGTAAAGTCATAATAAAACTATCTTTGTCACATTAAAGTAGTTGAACTTTACACACTACAACGGTAAATTTACTAAACTAGGGTATAAAGTTATTATTTGAATGTGACGATCGAGAAACAGTTTTATACTTTACTTTTATAGTGGATAAAGTTCAATTATCGCAATGTTACAAGAAGCAGCTCTATGACTTTACTGTTATAGTGAATAAGGTTCAATGAGTATATTTAAATTTAATCCACACTTGTGGAGGGTAGTGAAACTTACAAGAAGAGAGGACTCAAGGCCAACTTGTGCAACATAAACAAAGAATGAAACAATAGCTGCATGTAAGAGTGTTGAGCTGCAAGTTTCTAATTAACCATAATTAATAGGAGAGCCAAAGTAAATATTCTTCTAAATCATGGTAGAAAAATTGAGTGAATTTCCAATCTGACCTATTTCTTAACAAACAGATTACATCGTTGAAAGAAGGCAATGTCTTCAATAATTGGATGTTTTTCTTTGGAGCTTTTTGCAAAAGACAAATTGTATCTGTTCCTTTAGCAGAAATATGGTCCTTTATCAAAGGTTCTGGGAGAAACATCCTTGTGTATACCAGAGCTATCACTGCCACTGTTGCAGCAACCTATAAGTAACAATAGTTTCATTTTACCTAAATTAAACAAGATACTTGTGTTTGACTGTAAACAGCTTATAAGATGTTAATTTGACTTATATGCATTGTATTAGTAAAAGTTTACTGGTGAAAATATTGTTTGGATCGAAATAATCATATGTTATGCGGAAGCTAGTAAAGTaaaccttgaacgacgataaatcagacaataaaagagaaatataccaaaagagtcACAAACATTTAATGTGGTTCGATCAATTGACTTACATCCATAGTgtagatgagcaatccactatataaaagagagtacaagaGAACAATCTCACAAAGAGGTACACACAAGTGATAAGATAACACTTGTCTCACAAATTCTCCCCCTAAATAAAGACTCTTAAACCCCTTAAGGACTACATTATAGATGTTAATGAATGAATTTATAGAagtcaaaatatttttctctaaGAAAAAGGACTAAACAAATATGGACGaatgtattttcttttttcaaaaattaaaacttgtGTAGTTGGATGAATTTGAAATCTCGAAAAATGTAGACAATAATATTAGTATGTGTTTAACTTGTATACATGACAAGTGGGATTGATAACGTGAAACTAAGACAGTAACTTTTTCCACTGATggataaaattttcattttaacaCCAGAAGTGAATATAAGTTAAATCGTACTAATATACTACTATTAATGAAATAGTGTCTTACGTCCTTAAGACGTCTCAAATAAAATGAGTGTCACGTACCTGGAAAGTGGAAGCAGTGGAGAGGAAGCGAGTAGAGAGGTTTCCACAGACAAAAGCAGAGGAAGCAATCCCAGAGAGGACTCCAAAGACAGAGGCACGGCGGCTCTCTGGAACTACATCAGCCTGATATCCCAAAAAAAGAAAACCATTTTGCAATTTAGGTGAATTACTCAAATACTCACACAATTTTCAAGATTTCAGTGGAAATTTGAAGGTAGTTTTACCACATAGGCAAGAGCGAGGCAGTGTACATTTCCTTCGCAAACCATAGCAACGAGAGTTCTTAGGACGTAGTAAGCATAGAAGAAGTATTTTGTCCTGCTGTATGCCAATATCACTAGGGACAAAATTTCGTCAAGACATGATCAATTTTATGTTTCAAAACATAATGGTAAATTCTCACTTCGATTTCATCGCCAACAACAATTGAGGGTAATAATTTCCATTTTATTACTCCATATATCTCATTTTGTGTCTTAATTTGATTGTACAGGTAGTTTAAAGAAAAAACATTTGAATCTTGTGCTATTAAATTAGAGTTGTGTATAACATACTAAAAATTACACACTGAATATTGTGATCTTCTCTAAGTATGGGTAACTTTGAACTTATAACTTGGTTTTATAGGTACCCTTTCCTATAGTAAGATCATTTTTCTTGCAACAATAAGGGATAGTAACGTATTATTACACTATTACTGTAACTATTCTCCAAATATAATATGGTTAATTACTTTATACTTATCACTAAAATGCATAGTAGTACTTAGTTGTTCTTTTATTATTGCCACTAATATTTATCCTTCTCAACTCTCAAGCTaacaaaacactgaaaagagagAGAGGACAACCAAACTAACAAAAGAGAAATTTCCTCTTTCTGTTTCCATAAGTGAGTAAAGACaaacaaataaagaaagtgaAAGAAACTTCGTAAGAAGCAGTGGAGTGGAGGAAAAGAGAAAGGGACGTTAGTCCCCTCGTCTTTTAGTGCTCTTATTTACTGACGGACAAATTAGGTAGTTGGTTTCACCAGAAAGACGAAAAAATTAACCAACTCGACAGTACAAAGGTGAATTTGCTTTGCATGCTTTAATACTACTTATAATTAATactctttctttttaaaaaatgctACAGCTAATAACGTTagctttttcatttcttcattcttAGGGTCTTTAACTGTTCATTTTGTTCTCCTTTATGGCTATCTGGTTCTTATTTgttcatttttatatttaaagTGGTAATAAGGTAGGTCTAAAGattgatttgattatttttttaaaggaGCCGGTGTGATAGGTCTGAATTAAATATGTTGTTGTTTGCATGATTGGCTTTATGCTTCTCTAAACATATTCTGATCGTATGTGATGTTTTTCTCTAGTATACTGACTTATCAGCTAAAATTCTAGTAAAATTTCTCTACAGTAATATATTACTCCTATGTAAATTGAATTAAGATTTTTGAATTATTCATCTAgtaaaatacaataataatagaGAGTCTTTTAAAATGTCCATATCAATGAAGGGTATTAAATGCAAAGAGATTATTGAGTAAATTAAGAGGAAGATGGAAGGATGAGTACCTAGAGGAAATATGGAAAGGGTCAAAGGAACCATCAGCATGACTTTTCTCCCATACGTGTCCGACAGATTCCCCAACACTGGCATTATAATTAGTGATCCCAATCCTATTATCTGCACATgaccaaaaaaaaggaaaattgtcATGACTAATTTGTTATAATGAGCAAATACACCGATAATATAAATATTCTTTGTATTGTGAGTCCATACAACTTAAATTTTATCCAAAATGTTCGATTCCGGGATAGAGGAGGAGCAAGAAGTTCGGCTAtggttcggtcaaactttttgTTAAAATAATGTATTTGAAGTCGTCGATCTAACATTCAGAActcataaaattaaaattctaCT
This DNA window, taken from Nicotiana tabacum cultivar K326 chromosome 15, ASM71507v2, whole genome shotgun sequence, encodes the following:
- the LOC107773920 gene encoding uncharacterized protein LOC107773920 isoform X1, whose product is MTIFLFFGHVQIIGLGSLIIMPVLGNLSDTYGRKVMLMVPLTLSIFPLVILAYSRTKYFFYAYYVLRTLVAMVCEGNVHCLALAYVADVVPESRRASVFGVLSGIASSAFVCGNLSTRFLSTASTFQVAATVAVIALVYTRMFLPEPLIKDHISAKGTDTICLLQKAPKKNIQLLKTLPSFNDVICLLRNSSTLLHAAIVSFFVYVAQVGLESSLLYFLKAQFHFNKDQFADLLIISGIAGSISQLLLMPTLVPALGEEKLLSVGLFFSCVHMLLYSIAWSSWVPYASALISIMSIFAMPCLKSMASKQVGPNEQGKVQGCITGICSFASVVSPFIFSPLTALFLSERAPFHFPGFGLACAAFALLLAFVESFMIRSPHPITNCSLSNSDSAEP
- the LOC107773920 gene encoding uncharacterized protein LOC107773920 isoform X2, with the protein product MDVAATVAVIALVYTRMFLPEPLIKDHISAKGTDTICLLQKAPKKNIQLLKTLPSFNDVICLLRNSSTLLHAAIVSFFVYVAQVGLESSLLYFLKAQFHFNKDQFADLLIISGIAGSISQLLLMPTLVPALGEEKLLSVGLFFSCVHMLLYSIAWSSWVPYASALISIMSIFAMPCLKSMASKQVGPNEQGKVQGCITGICSFASVVSPFIFSPLTALFLSERAPFHFPGFGLACAAFALLLAFVESFMIRSPHPITNCSLSNSDSAEP